One Bacillus sp. 1780r2a1 DNA segment encodes these proteins:
- a CDS encoding 5-deoxy-glucuronate isomerase, whose product MFEKLGQLKEGYNELTNMASKHENMMLDIGIYSLREGAEQVLRDSKKETAVLLLEGKIRIEWDGNVQEIERESVFEEDPWCLHVACDNEVKITSLRKSEFLVQKTDNDRMFSSKLYIPSDCQSEVAGEGVWDGTAQRVIRTIFDYNNAPYSNMVIGEVISYPGRWSSYPPHHHDQPEVYYYRFNKPQGFGCAMVGEDAHRVVHNSFITIPGELDHPQATAPGYAMYFCWMIRHLDGNPWNARIMEKEHEWLLEPGAKIWPEKE is encoded by the coding sequence ATGTTTGAAAAGCTTGGACAGTTAAAAGAAGGCTACAATGAATTAACGAATATGGCAAGCAAGCATGAGAATATGATGCTTGATATCGGAATCTATAGTTTAAGAGAAGGTGCGGAGCAAGTATTGCGAGATTCGAAGAAAGAAACAGCAGTACTTTTATTAGAAGGGAAAATCCGCATTGAGTGGGATGGTAATGTCCAAGAGATAGAGCGTGAAAGCGTGTTTGAAGAAGATCCATGGTGCCTTCACGTTGCATGCGATAATGAAGTGAAAATTACGTCGCTTAGAAAAAGTGAATTCCTTGTTCAAAAAACAGACAATGATCGTATGTTTTCTTCTAAGCTTTATATACCTTCAGATTGTCAAAGTGAAGTAGCGGGAGAAGGTGTATGGGACGGAACAGCTCAGCGAGTAATTCGTACCATATTTGATTACAATAACGCGCCGTATTCAAATATGGTTATTGGTGAAGTGATTTCTTATCCAGGTAGGTGGTCGAGCTATCCTCCCCATCATCATGACCAGCCGGAAGTTTATTACTATCGCTTTAATAAGCCTCAAGGGTTTGGCTGTGCAATGGTTGGTGAAGATGCTCATCGCGTTGTTCATAATAGCTTTATCACCATCCCGGGAGAACTAGACCATCCTCAAGCGACCGCTCCAGGGTATGCAATGTACTTTTGTTGGATGATTCGTCACCTTGACGGTAATCCGTGGAATGCGCGCATTATGGAAAAGGAACATGAGTGGTTACTTGAGCCTGGAGCCAAAATTTGGCCGGAAAAAGAGTAG